One genomic region from Sphingobacterium multivorum encodes:
- a CDS encoding NAD-dependent epimerase/dehydratase family protein produces the protein MHKVLITGVTGFLGSHIAERLVSDKHFKVIGLQRESSDLWRCDNFKDEIEWVTIEQGGEWERKIEILAPEIVIHCAWMGVEAKDRPNWNVQKQNLDLLITLLNIFNKAEINKFIFLGSQAEYGKFSGCVNETFPVKPTDAYSYAKLSCLQILQTFAENYHFNWIWLRVFSVFGEREGADWLLPSIINKMTSELEMDLTAGEQKYAYLYAKDFASIVSDIVHKKVDSGIYNLSSNFVLSIKDLVLKVKDKVNPNFRPNFGKIPYRKGQSMYMEGSIEKLQSQIGPIDFSDFDLVLEDTINYYKN, from the coding sequence ATGCATAAGGTATTAATAACAGGGGTTACCGGTTTTTTGGGCTCTCACATTGCGGAGCGTTTAGTCAGCGATAAGCATTTTAAAGTTATCGGATTACAACGAGAGTCGTCTGATCTCTGGAGATGTGATAACTTCAAGGATGAGATTGAATGGGTAACAATAGAGCAAGGAGGGGAGTGGGAAAGGAAAATAGAAATCTTGGCCCCAGAAATTGTAATACACTGTGCGTGGATGGGAGTAGAAGCTAAAGATAGACCTAACTGGAATGTTCAGAAACAAAATTTGGATTTATTAATCACTTTATTAAATATTTTTAATAAAGCCGAAATCAATAAATTTATATTTCTGGGTTCTCAGGCCGAATATGGAAAATTTTCTGGGTGCGTAAATGAAACTTTTCCTGTAAAGCCTACAGATGCCTATAGTTATGCAAAATTATCCTGCTTACAGATTTTGCAAACTTTTGCAGAAAATTATCACTTCAATTGGATTTGGTTACGTGTTTTTTCTGTATTTGGAGAACGTGAAGGTGCGGATTGGCTTTTGCCATCGATAATAAATAAGATGACTTCGGAGCTTGAAATGGATCTGACTGCAGGTGAACAAAAATACGCGTATTTATATGCGAAAGATTTCGCTAGCATTGTGTCAGACATAGTCCATAAAAAAGTAGATTCAGGCATCTACAACCTTTCATCAAATTTTGTTTTATCAATTAAGGATTTGGTTCTCAAAGTGAAAGATAAAGTGAATCCCAACTTTCGACCTAACTTTGGAAAAATTCCATATAGAAAGGGGCAGTCTATGTATATGGAAGGGAGTATTGAGAAACTTCAAAGCCAGATAGGTCCAATTGATTTTTCTGATTTTGATTTGGTTTTAGAAGATACGATTAATTATTATAAAAATTGA
- a CDS encoding thiamine pyrophosphate-binding protein, with product MKVSDYIADFLSKKGIKTVFELSGGMITHLLDSFKQTTDIHIVTMHHEQAAAFAAEGFSRVSGLPGVALATSGPGATNLLTGIGSCYFDSVAAIFITGQVNTHELRNDRPIRQLGFQETDIVSMVRPITKAAYLITDASNIESVFEEAFTIATKGRPGPVLIDIPMNIQREQIDVLGTQNTSQESTAVGEVIISELVRDIRKAKAPLVLSGRGIKASNSQDLFTNFVNKVKIPVITSLLGLDTISYDDPLRVGFIGSYGNRWANIAFGECDLLIVLGARLDIRQTGADTKFIENRKIYHIDCEEGEINNRVKGCEPIVSDLFDFFKSFAIYSEFQEFTINDNWIKRISELRKQWPDISELSVKGINPNVLMHQLSRSSKLAKAFLADVGSHQMWASQSLELLSGQYFLTSGGMGAMGFSLPAAIGACLALENAPVVVIIGDGCMQINIQELQTIVRNDLNIKIIVLNNKSLGMITQFQESYFESRYQSTYWGYSAPDFEKIAQAYGIGAKTVSFEGEVEAAMQWLWKKENKTKPLLLQVMIEPFTNTYPKIAFGKPITEMEPFSKPIEMEGT from the coding sequence ATGAAGGTATCAGATTATATTGCTGATTTCTTATCGAAGAAAGGCATTAAGACTGTATTTGAGCTGTCTGGAGGAATGATTACACATCTTTTAGATTCATTTAAGCAAACTACGGATATACATATAGTAACAATGCACCATGAGCAAGCTGCTGCATTTGCTGCTGAGGGATTTTCTCGAGTCAGTGGGTTACCCGGAGTGGCTTTAGCCACTAGCGGTCCCGGTGCAACAAATTTACTCACAGGAATTGGTAGCTGCTATTTTGACTCGGTCGCAGCCATATTTATTACTGGGCAAGTAAATACACATGAACTACGAAATGATAGACCTATTCGGCAACTAGGCTTTCAGGAAACAGATATAGTATCAATGGTAAGACCGATTACTAAAGCAGCTTACCTCATCACCGATGCTTCTAATATAGAAAGCGTATTTGAAGAAGCATTTACGATAGCTACCAAAGGACGGCCTGGACCTGTTCTTATCGATATTCCGATGAATATTCAAAGAGAGCAGATTGACGTGCTTGGAACGCAGAATACTTCACAAGAATCTACTGCCGTTGGGGAAGTAATTATTTCTGAGTTAGTAAGAGATATTAGAAAAGCAAAAGCTCCATTGGTTCTCTCTGGAAGAGGAATAAAGGCTTCTAATTCTCAAGATTTATTCACAAATTTTGTTAATAAGGTAAAAATTCCTGTTATTACCTCTCTTTTAGGACTGGATACAATTTCCTATGATGACCCACTGAGGGTTGGATTCATCGGTAGTTATGGTAATAGATGGGCTAATATTGCCTTTGGTGAATGTGATTTACTAATTGTTTTAGGAGCTAGATTAGATATTAGACAAACTGGCGCGGATACAAAATTTATTGAAAACCGTAAAATATACCATATTGATTGTGAAGAGGGGGAAATCAATAATCGTGTGAAAGGATGTGAGCCAATTGTTTCCGATTTATTCGACTTCTTTAAGAGTTTTGCAATTTATAGTGAATTTCAAGAATTTACTATAAATGATAATTGGATAAAAAGGATTTCAGAATTAAGAAAACAATGGCCCGACATCTCCGAATTATCTGTAAAAGGTATAAATCCTAATGTTTTGATGCATCAGCTCTCCAGATCCAGTAAACTTGCAAAAGCCTTTCTCGCTGATGTCGGAAGCCATCAAATGTGGGCAAGCCAGTCTCTAGAACTGCTCAGTGGTCAGTACTTTCTAACATCAGGCGGAATGGGTGCAATGGGTTTTTCATTGCCAGCAGCTATTGGCGCTTGTCTAGCATTAGAAAACGCTCCTGTAGTTGTTATCATTGGAGACGGCTGTATGCAAATTAATATTCAGGAATTACAAACGATTGTTCGTAACGATCTAAATATTAAAATCATTGTTTTGAATAATAAATCTTTGGGTATGATTACTCAATTTCAAGAAAGTTATTTCGAATCAAGATATCAGTCAACTTATTGGGGGTATAGTGCTCCTGATTTTGAAAAGATAGCTCAAGCGTATGGTATCGGTGCTAAAACAGTTAGTTTTGAAGGAGAAGTTGAGGCAGCGATGCAATGGTTATGGAAAAAAGAGAATAAAACCAAACCTTTATTACTTCAAGTTATGATAGAGCCGTTTACCAATACTTATCCAAAAATTGCTTTTGGGAAGCCCATTACTGAGATGGAGCCGTTTTCAAAGCCAATAGAAATGGAAGGAACTTAA